Proteins found in one Amycolatopsis umgeniensis genomic segment:
- the narJ gene encoding nitrate reductase molybdenum cofactor assembly chaperone, producing the protein MKLLRPRATAPRDHAALRQIAGWCLQYPDEAVLGKLGLLRACLDETGGPGHDELSRTVAYLERGEPGELASHYIEVFDRKPRRTLHLSWFLDGDTRRRGETLAAVRRFYRTHGFAPAENELPDFLPVILEFAAAAEPEAAEQVLARFHPALDLLRRNLSTMDTPYRDAVTAVLATLPAVPAPLPVEPQAELVGLDPFPTGAGGAR; encoded by the coding sequence GTGAAACTCCTCCGCCCCCGGGCCACCGCTCCCCGCGATCACGCGGCGCTGCGCCAGATCGCCGGATGGTGCCTGCAATATCCCGACGAAGCCGTCCTCGGCAAACTCGGCCTGCTGCGCGCTTGCCTCGACGAGACCGGCGGCCCCGGTCACGACGAGCTCTCCCGCACCGTGGCCTATCTCGAACGAGGCGAACCCGGCGAGCTGGCCTCGCACTACATCGAGGTCTTCGACCGGAAACCCCGCCGGACACTGCATTTGAGCTGGTTCCTCGACGGTGACACCCGCCGTCGCGGGGAAACACTGGCCGCGGTGCGCCGGTTCTACCGCACGCACGGGTTCGCCCCCGCCGAGAACGAGCTCCCGGATTTCCTGCCCGTGATCCTGGAGTTCGCCGCCGCCGCGGAGCCGGAAGCGGCCGAGCAGGTGCTCGCCCGCTTCCATCCCGCGCTGGATCTCCTGCGGCGCAACCTGTCCACTATGGACACACCGTATCGCGACGCCGTCACCGCGGTGCTGGCCACGCTGCCCGCCGTCCCCGCACCACTCCCCGTGGAGCCCCAGGCCGAACTGGTCGGCCTCGATCCGTTCCCCACCGGCGCCGGAGGTGCCCGATGA
- a CDS encoding HPP family protein: MTRLRRTAYVALSSFGCIVFIGLCAILSGAPLLFPSLGPTAFLVFASPAAPGASPRNTVLGHLAGVLAGLTGLAVTGLLTAAPDLTHPSWARIGAAAIALGLTCAAMAALEIPHPPAGATTLIIALGLLHTAPQIVAVLVGVALIALLAVLVNKVFGVPYPWWRSPAPVDAPPRPLHPESSATG, from the coding sequence ATGACCCGGCTCCGCCGCACCGCCTACGTCGCGCTGAGCTCGTTCGGCTGCATCGTGTTCATCGGCCTCTGCGCGATCCTGTCCGGCGCGCCCTTGCTGTTCCCCTCGCTCGGGCCCACCGCGTTCCTGGTGTTCGCGAGCCCGGCGGCGCCGGGCGCGAGCCCTCGCAACACGGTGCTCGGGCATCTGGCCGGCGTACTCGCGGGGCTCACCGGGCTCGCCGTCACCGGGCTGCTCACCGCCGCCCCGGATCTGACCCATCCTTCGTGGGCCAGGATCGGGGCGGCCGCGATCGCGCTGGGCCTCACCTGCGCCGCGATGGCCGCGCTGGAGATCCCGCATCCACCGGCCGGGGCGACCACGCTGATCATCGCGCTCGGCCTCCTGCACACCGCTCCGCAGATCGTCGCGGTCCTGGTGGGCGTGGCCCTCATCGCGCTGCTGGCCGTGCTGGTCAACAAGGTGTTCGGGGTGCCTTATCCCTGGTGGCGTTCTCCCGCTCCGGTCGACGCGCCACCGCGCCCACTCCATCCCGAATCGTCCGCAACGGGCTGA
- a CDS encoding MFS transporter, which produces MPSPFAFPGDFRRLWIGQTISAFGDKVSRMALPTVALLGFGGTAWDVGLLAALRFLPFVLIGSVAGVWVDRISCRRTMIWADAGRLVAMGSIPVAYLFGVLTLGQLFVVSGVVGVLTVFFEVAAQSYLPLLAGSDGIVAGNERLQTSRAVAEVGGAAAAGGLMQILGSALAILADALSFLASLVTLLLMRHREPPVARTEERRSALKEAREGLEVLLSDVRLRTLMFASTTVNLGVATANALVLVFAYDEGKLSPGAVGLAFAIGTAGLILGAVSSGAIARRLTLGRTLAASILVTGAGFLLLPAGGPGAALTTLIVSQFLIGFADSVFNIHVLSLVQRITPPEMMGRVNGTALSVVFGTGTLGGLAAGFVGTVVGVLPGLVLSAGIICCGAVFVLVSPLRTIRDGVGAVARRPERENATRDKAPRTPC; this is translated from the coding sequence ATGCCTTCACCTTTTGCTTTCCCCGGTGACTTCCGGCGCCTGTGGATCGGCCAGACGATCAGCGCGTTCGGCGACAAGGTTTCGCGGATGGCGTTGCCGACGGTCGCCTTGCTCGGCTTCGGCGGCACCGCTTGGGACGTCGGGCTGCTGGCCGCGCTGAGGTTCCTCCCGTTCGTGCTGATCGGTTCCGTGGCCGGCGTCTGGGTCGACCGGATCTCGTGCCGGAGGACGATGATCTGGGCCGACGCCGGCAGGCTGGTGGCGATGGGGTCGATCCCGGTCGCGTACCTGTTCGGCGTGCTCACACTCGGCCAGTTGTTCGTCGTTTCGGGTGTGGTCGGCGTGCTGACGGTCTTCTTCGAGGTCGCCGCCCAGTCCTATCTGCCGCTGCTCGCCGGGTCCGACGGGATCGTGGCGGGCAACGAACGGCTTCAGACCTCCCGCGCGGTCGCGGAGGTCGGCGGCGCGGCCGCCGCGGGCGGGCTGATGCAGATCCTCGGCTCCGCGCTGGCGATCCTGGCCGACGCCCTGTCCTTCCTCGCTTCGCTGGTGACGCTGCTCCTGATGCGCCACCGCGAGCCGCCCGTGGCCAGGACCGAAGAGCGGCGGTCGGCACTGAAGGAGGCCAGGGAGGGCCTGGAGGTGCTGCTGTCCGACGTCCGGCTGCGCACTCTGATGTTCGCGAGCACGACGGTGAACCTCGGCGTGGCGACGGCGAACGCGCTCGTGCTGGTCTTCGCCTACGACGAGGGAAAGCTGAGTCCTGGCGCGGTCGGTCTCGCCTTCGCGATCGGGACGGCGGGCCTGATCCTGGGCGCGGTGTCGTCCGGCGCGATCGCCCGCAGGCTCACCCTCGGCCGGACGCTGGCGGCCTCGATCCTGGTGACCGGAGCGGGTTTCCTCCTCCTGCCCGCGGGCGGACCGGGTGCCGCGCTGACCACGTTGATCGTGAGCCAGTTCCTGATCGGTTTCGCCGACTCGGTGTTCAACATCCACGTGCTCAGCCTGGTCCAGCGCATCACGCCGCCGGAGATGATGGGACGGGTCAACGGCACCGCGCTCTCGGTGGTCTTCGGCACCGGGACGCTCGGCGGTCTCGCCGCGGGCTTCGTCGGCACGGTGGTCGGCGTGCTGCCGGGATTGGTGCTGTCGGCGGGGATCATCTGCTGCGGCGCGGTGTTCGTCCTCGTCAGCCCGTTGCGGACGATTCGGGATGGAGTGGGCGCGGTGGCGCGTCGACCGGAGCGGGAGAACGCCACCAGGGATAAGGCACCCCGAACACCTTGTTGA
- a CDS encoding EF-hand domain-containing protein encodes MASELQRRKVSSVFAAMDVDGDGFLQEQDFQALADRWARLRGPGDERHLTGIMLSWWTTLLAASDLDRDNKVSLDEVLLVVDKLPETPEAVTATADAMFEAIDENRDGLISAAEYHRLIEVWNGRPTDTDATFPLLDSDGDGMLSRNEFAALWLEFWAGDDAGAPGTLVFGPLAA; translated from the coding sequence ATGGCAAGCGAGTTGCAGCGGCGCAAGGTCTCGAGCGTTTTCGCCGCGATGGACGTCGACGGCGACGGTTTCCTTCAGGAGCAGGACTTCCAGGCCTTGGCCGACCGCTGGGCGCGACTGCGCGGCCCCGGTGACGAGCGGCACCTGACCGGCATCATGCTGAGCTGGTGGACGACCCTGCTGGCGGCGTCGGATCTCGACCGCGACAACAAGGTCTCCCTCGACGAGGTCCTGCTGGTGGTGGACAAACTGCCGGAGACCCCCGAGGCCGTGACAGCGACCGCCGACGCGATGTTCGAGGCGATCGACGAAAACCGGGACGGCCTGATCTCCGCGGCCGAGTACCACCGGCTGATCGAGGTCTGGAACGGCCGCCCCACCGACACCGACGCCACGTTCCCGCTGCTCGACTCCGACGGCGACGGAATGCTGTCCCGGAACGAGTTCGCGGCGCTGTGGCTGGAGTTCTGGGCCGGTGACGACGCCGGGGCGCCGGGCACTCTCGTCTTCGGGCCACTCGCCGCCTGA
- the narI gene encoding respiratory nitrate reductase subunit gamma yields MSSGLDLLLWGAAPYASIALLVFGTIWRYRHDKFGWTSRSSQLHESRLLRVASPVFHIGLLMVIGGHVLGLLVPKGVTEFAGLDEHGYHLISLGMGSVAGLVAIGGLGLLLWRRIRVPAVRGATSVSDKFMYVVLVLVMLAGLANTLVDNGVRGGYDYRETVAPWFRGILLLDPQPELMASAPLDYRLHTALAMVLFALWPFSRLVHAFSAPVRYLLRPYVVYRRRAPGAVGNRDPRRGWE; encoded by the coding sequence ATGAGTTCCGGACTGGACCTGCTGCTGTGGGGCGCCGCGCCCTACGCGTCGATCGCGCTGCTGGTGTTCGGCACGATCTGGCGGTACCGCCACGACAAGTTCGGCTGGACGAGCCGCTCCAGCCAGCTCCACGAATCGCGGCTTCTGCGGGTGGCCAGCCCGGTGTTCCACATCGGACTGCTGATGGTCATCGGCGGGCATGTGCTCGGACTGCTCGTGCCCAAGGGCGTCACCGAGTTCGCCGGGCTCGACGAACACGGCTATCACCTGATCTCGCTCGGGATGGGCAGTGTCGCCGGGCTGGTGGCGATCGGCGGGCTCGGTCTCCTGCTGTGGCGGCGGATCAGGGTGCCCGCCGTGCGCGGGGCCACGTCGGTCAGCGACAAGTTCATGTACGTGGTGCTCGTGCTGGTGATGCTCGCCGGGCTGGCGAACACGCTGGTCGACAACGGAGTCCGTGGCGGATACGACTACCGCGAGACGGTCGCGCCCTGGTTCCGCGGCATCCTGCTCCTCGATCCCCAGCCGGAACTGATGGCGTCGGCGCCGCTGGACTACCGGCTGCACACCGCGCTGGCCATGGTGTTGTTCGCGCTGTGGCCGTTTTCCCGCCTGGTGCACGCTTTCAGCGCGCCGGTGCGGTACCTGCTGCGTCCGTATGTGGTCTACCGGCGCCGCGCTCCCGGCGCGGTCGGTAACCGTGATCCCCGCCGTGGCTGGGAATGA
- the narH gene encoding nitrate reductase subunit beta gives MRVMAQLAMVMNLDKCIGCHTCSVTCKQAWTNRAGTEYAWFNNVETRPGQGYPRRYEDQERWKGGWERTAKGRLRLRAGGRLSKLTKLFANPDLPEISDYYEPWTYDYATLIEAPLGDDVPTAAPRSAITGEPTQPTWGPNWDDDLGGSTEHGVKDPIAEKLRDELGIRIKFEFEQSFMFYLPRICEHCLNPSCVASCPSGAMYKREEDGIVLVDQDQCRGWRMCVTGCPYKKVYFNHKTGKAEKCTFCYPRVEAGQPTVCAETCVGRLRYIGVLLYDADKVTEAASVADEHDLYPAQLDLLLDPHDPAVIRAAEAAGIPHDWLTAARRSPVYQLIHDYRLALPLHPEYRTMPMVWYVPPLSPVVDAVSGSGHDGEHRDNLFGAIDALRIPIEYLAELFTAGDTEPVRRSLRRLAAMRSYMRAVNLGQETDEDIPASVGLTGEQIFGMHRLLALAKYDERYVIPTAGVGQAHDLEGIATQCSLDVDGGPGMGGGESTVDLVSWDDGARPDSLFPTLRGPGR, from the coding sequence ATGCGGGTCATGGCACAGCTGGCCATGGTGATGAACCTGGACAAGTGCATCGGCTGCCACACCTGTTCGGTGACCTGCAAGCAGGCCTGGACAAACCGGGCCGGCACCGAGTACGCGTGGTTCAACAACGTGGAAACCCGGCCGGGGCAAGGATATCCGCGTCGCTATGAGGATCAGGAGCGTTGGAAGGGCGGCTGGGAGCGGACGGCGAAAGGCCGGTTGCGACTGCGCGCGGGCGGACGGCTGAGCAAGCTCACGAAGCTCTTCGCCAACCCGGATCTGCCGGAGATCTCCGACTACTACGAGCCCTGGACCTACGACTACGCCACCCTGATCGAGGCGCCACTGGGCGACGACGTGCCCACCGCCGCGCCGCGGTCGGCCATCACCGGCGAGCCCACCCAGCCCACCTGGGGGCCGAACTGGGACGACGACCTCGGCGGCTCCACCGAGCACGGCGTCAAGGACCCGATCGCCGAGAAACTGCGCGACGAACTCGGCATCCGGATCAAGTTCGAGTTCGAGCAGAGCTTCATGTTCTACCTGCCGCGGATCTGCGAGCACTGCCTCAATCCGTCCTGTGTGGCCAGTTGCCCTTCCGGCGCGATGTACAAACGCGAAGAGGACGGGATCGTGCTGGTCGACCAGGACCAGTGCCGCGGCTGGCGGATGTGCGTCACCGGCTGCCCGTACAAGAAGGTCTACTTCAACCACAAGACCGGCAAAGCCGAGAAGTGCACCTTCTGCTACCCGCGGGTGGAAGCCGGGCAGCCGACGGTGTGCGCGGAAACCTGCGTCGGGCGGCTGCGCTACATCGGCGTCCTGCTCTACGACGCCGACAAGGTCACCGAGGCCGCGTCCGTCGCCGACGAGCACGACCTCTACCCCGCGCAACTCGATCTGCTGCTCGATCCGCACGACCCCGCGGTGATCCGGGCCGCCGAGGCGGCGGGCATCCCGCACGACTGGCTGACCGCGGCGCGGCGTTCGCCGGTGTACCAGCTGATCCACGACTACCGGCTGGCGCTGCCGCTGCATCCGGAGTACCGCACGATGCCGATGGTCTGGTACGTCCCGCCCTTGTCACCGGTGGTCGACGCCGTCAGCGGCAGCGGTCACGACGGCGAACACCGCGACAACCTGTTCGGCGCCATCGACGCCCTGCGCATCCCGATCGAGTACCTGGCCGAACTGTTCACCGCCGGGGACACCGAGCCGGTCCGGCGGTCGCTGCGGCGGCTGGCGGCGATGCGGTCCTACATGCGGGCGGTGAACCTCGGGCAGGAGACGGACGAAGACATCCCCGCTTCCGTCGGGCTCACCGGCGAGCAGATCTTCGGCATGCACCGGCTGCTCGCGTTGGCCAAGTACGACGAACGTTATGTCATCCCCACCGCGGGTGTCGGGCAGGCGCACGACCTGGAGGGTATCGCCACCCAGTGCAGTCTCGACGTCGACGGCGGCCCCGGCATGGGCGGCGGCGAGTCCACAGTGGACCTGGTCAGCTGGGACGACGGCGCCCGCCCGGACTCGCTGTTCCCGACTCTGCGGGGGCCGGGCCGGTGA
- a CDS encoding helix-turn-helix transcriptional regulator: MPQRLVGSGGIAGMTQLHQAAPLVERQHAIIELLRVRAPRRVAGADLATATGVSLRTVERDITRLREAGVPITIRRGPRGGYGIDARPVLPPISLTPGEASALIASLVAVGPYTSAVAQSALGKILEALTED; this comes from the coding sequence ATGCCCCAGCGGTTGGTGGGTTCCGGGGGAATCGCGGGGATGACCCAGCTGCACCAGGCGGCGCCGCTGGTCGAACGGCAGCACGCGATCATCGAGTTGCTGCGGGTGCGGGCACCGCGCCGGGTGGCGGGCGCCGACCTCGCGACGGCGACAGGGGTGAGCCTGCGGACCGTGGAACGCGACATCACCCGTCTGCGCGAAGCGGGCGTTCCCATCACCATCCGCCGCGGACCTCGCGGCGGTTACGGCATCGACGCCCGGCCCGTCCTGCCGCCGATCTCCTTGACACCGGGCGAGGCGTCGGCGCTCATCGCCTCGCTGGTCGCCGTCGGCCCGTACACCTCGGCGGTGGCGCAGTCCGCGCTGGGCAAGATCCTCGAAGCACTCACCGAGGACTGA